A single genomic interval of Oncorhynchus gorbuscha isolate QuinsamMale2020 ecotype Even-year linkage group LG25, OgorEven_v1.0, whole genome shotgun sequence harbors:
- the LOC124014305 gene encoding inhibitor of nuclear factor kappa-B kinase-interacting protein-like gives MPSNEVKQRKKTTAQKLNDEPVETSKYTSENEAKSTEGNSLAERKSSSPSSLDVKTITCLLSLIVCIVLTWFVLQQNARFFDVEEKYKLLSGKTASLLEMEEEVIKVSKKCEGVQRLLEHLERQPGGLLPHLEALERDVSQLKDWASGLTEKRGLLQDSVAALTEAVGQIEGRTSAITKDVNTKVASVRTDVRRMDGLQSEVESLLEKVRELEERAAQAERSMVKRIGDLLAGSIDRIQDLKGATERNAQALEQLKRRLPELFANDRQISERLRELESGRARLVRTVTFAGDLKPKVAAIKRDFGALAPQVDELTLRIGRLAEDLTRREEDIAELRQTFSNLSAVEEDLGVVTQQLSQIVEPEMPVVGGEMLLQKVNMIEALPQTLEGEL, from the exons ATGCCAAGTAATGAAGTGAAGCAAAGGAAGAAGACCACGGCTCAGAAACTAAATGACGAACCGGTTGAAACTTCAAAGTACACTTCCGAAAATGAAGCAAAATCTACGGAAGGAAATAGCTTGGCTGAACGTAAAAGCTCCTCGCCGTCCTCCCTGGATGTGAAAACGATAACTTGTCTACTGTCACTGATAGTTTGCATAGTGCTTACATG GTTTGTATTGCAGCAGAATGCAAGATTCTTCGACGTGGAAGAAAAGTACAAACTACTGTCTGGGAAGACTGCAAGTCTCCTTGAAATGGAGGAGGAAGTCATCAAGGTGTCCAAGAAG TGTGAGGGTGTCCAGAGACTGTTGGAGCATCTAGAGAGGCAGCCTGGTGGTCTCCTGCCCCACTTGGAGGCCCTGGAGCGGGATGTAAGCCAGCTGAAGGACTGGGCGTCCGGCCTAACGGAGAAACGTGGCCTGCTCCAGGACAGCGTGGCAGCACTGACCGAGGCTGTGGGACAAATCGAGGGACGGACCTCTGCCATCACTAAGGATGTCAACACTAAG GTGGCGTCGGTGAGGACAGACGTGCGTCGGATGGATGGGCTCCAGTCGGAGGTGGAGTCTCTCCTGGAGAAGGTACGGGAGCTGGAGGAGCGGGCCGCCCAGGCCGAACGCAGCATGGTCAAACGTATCGGCGACCTGCTGGCCGGCAGCATCGACCGCATCCAGGACCTCAAGGGTGCCACGGAGCGCAACGCCCAAGCCCTGGAGCAGCTCAAACGCCGCCTACCTGAACTGTTCGCCAACGACCGGCAGATCTCGGAGCGCCTGAGGGAGCTGGAAAGCGGCCGCGCCCGATTGGTCCGCACGGTGACCTTCGCCGGGGACCTCAAGCCCAAGGTGGCGGCCATCAAGCGGGACTTCGGGGCGCTGGCTCCGCAGGTGGATGAGCTGACCCTGAGGATCGGCCGTCTGGCCGAGGATCTgaccaggagggaggaggacatcgCAGAGCTACGGCAGACGTTCTCTAACCTCAGCGCTGTGGAGGAGGACCTAGGAGTTGTGACACAGCAGTTGAGTCAGATAGTTGAGCCTGAGATGCCCGTAGTGGGAGGAGAGATGCTTCTGCAGAAAGTCAACATGATTGAAGCCCTCCCTCAGACACTGGAAGGAGAGCTGTGA